The genomic DNA GCATCGCCCAGACTGATTGTGACCCTGCTCAGGCCACCACTCGACTGCGTCCTCAGCCGACCTCGCCCCCTCTGCCGTGACGCACCCGTCTGTCGTCACAGAGCCTCGAATACGCCCAGCGTCGGCAGATCGCCACTCACGCACGCCTTGACTCCCTCCTATCGCGGTCGCGATTGAAGCTCGCAGCCCGCCGGTCACCCGCAACCCCCGTCGCGATTTGGCGTACGGCACACGTATATCTCGCACCAAGCCTCGAGCTCGTTGCCCACCACGGCCCACGCCAACGCCCGTTACCTTGTACGCcccgctcgtcgacgctccACGCGCCAATATATCAAGCCTCGGTAGCACCGGCTGTCTGACGTCCCCAGCATGTCGTCTCATAGACCCAACGCATTCAATAGCCTCAGGATGGGGGGTGAGTCCGACCGGCTGTTCCCCCGCGTTCCGTGCTCCCGTCTCTTGGCTAACGGACCTTCGCAGAAGTGATTCGTGAGAAAGTCCAGGATGGAATCACGGGCGAAACCCGAGACCTACAATATACGCAATGCAAGATTGTCGGAAATGGATCCTTTGGTGTTGTCTTCCAGACCAAGCTTTCCCCTTcaggcgaggacgccgctATCAAGCGTGTTCTGCAAGACAAGAGATTCAAGGTATGCCTCGAGCAGACCGTGGTCCGCGACTTCCTTCACATGCGAGATGCTAACGACCTCTACAGAACCGCGAGCTGCAAATCATGCGCATTGTCAGGCACCCCAACATTGTGCAATTGAAGGCATTTTACTACTCCAACGGCGAGCGCGTGAGCTTCCTGAACCCGTGAGCTGATTCGTTTGGCTTTGCTGACTGGTGACACAGAAGGACGAAGTTTATCTCAACCTCGTTCAAGAATTTGTTCCCGAGACCGTCTACAGAGCATCGCGATTCTTCAACAAGATGAAGACGACCATGCCCATCCTCGAGGTCAAGCTCTACATTTACCAACTCTTCCGGGCTCTGGCCTACATCCACTCACAAGGCATCTGCCACCGCGACATTAAGCCTCAGAACCTCCTGCTCGACCCGAATAGCGGTATCTTGAAGTTGTGCGACTTTGGCAGCGCGAAGATCTTGGTCGAGAACGAGCCCAATGTTTCGTACATCTGTTCCCGATACTACCGCGCCCCTGAGCTCATTTTTGGCGCCACAAACTACACGACCAAGATTGGTTAGTTGCCCGTTCTTCGTCCAAAAAACTTAGGCTAATTGATTGCAGATGTTTGGTCCACCGGTTGCGTCATGGCTGAGCTCATGCTCGGACAACCACTGTTTCCCGGCGAGTCAGGCATTGATCAGTTGGTTGAAATTATCAAGGTGCTCGGTACGCCGACGCGTGAGCAGATTCGCACTATGAATCCGAACTACATGGAGCACAAGTTCCCCCAGATCAAGCCTCACCCGTTCAACAAGGTGTTCcgcaaggccgacgccaacgccatTGATCTCATCGCCCGACTCCTTGAGTACACGCCGACAGAGAGACAATCTGCCATTGACGCCATGGTTCACCCTTTCTTTGACGAACTGCGCGAACCCAGCACTAAGCTGCCCGACTCGAGGCACGGTTCTGGCCAGCTTCGTGATCTTCCTGCCCTCTTCGACTTCTCCCGACACGGTAAGTGTATCTTTGAACGTGCAAAACCATGCACGTGGCTGACTCGAATGGACAGAACTATCCATTGCACCGAACCTGAACCCGCAGCTCGTACCGGCTCACATCAAGCCCGTCTTGGCGTCTCAAGGACTCGACATCGACAACTTCACACCGATGACGAAGCAAGAGATGATGGCCAAGCTGGACTGATCTCCAACGATTCCGGAATGGATTGAGGTAGACCAAGTTCAGCCACGAAAAGCGCGTGGCGGTCTCGGAACAAACATCTGCCCGCATCCACTCCTGGCATCGCATTACGGAGGATGCTGTAGGTAATGACTCGATACGCGAACCTGATCGGGAGATCGGCAAAGGGAAACGTAGCCTCGGTGCTCGTGGCGTCCGGGCGGGACTGGCACATGTGTTCcactcggcggcagcagacgaTATTCGCAAGTATgcgtgagagagagacagagagatTGGCTGGGCAGCCACGCTCTCGCTCAGGGGGCAGGCCGGCTTGCGTCGTGAGCCTTCGCATCGATGCCACTGGCTGTGGCTGGCATTCGCTGCCGCTCGCACGGGTAGGGGAACATGCTTGCTGTCTTGGCAAGACAGAAATCACCTTTAAGACCACGTTTCGACGCATGAGACGCATGGCTTTCACTTTCCTTTTTCCTTTTTGTTCGCGTATTAGGGCGCCCGGCAATCCTGCTGTGCCCGGAGGGAAGGCCGTGCTGACCTTGCTCTACGCTGACCAGCTCGTGCGGTCGTTGTGAGCCCCGATTGCCATTCCACAGGTTAGGCTCTGGACAGCTGTCTGGCTACACTCGAACCGGGCATGCGATCTGTTACAGTTGGGATGGGACCGGGGTGggcctggtctggtctggaGTATACCGCCGGAACGGCACGCAGCGTGCTATGTCAGATTGGTGTCGATGCGAGGTATGGTGATGAGGCCATGGGGCGAGCCGTGAGGCTGGCGTAGTATTCGAAGCtcaaaagaaaagaaaaagaggTTCCTGAATTcggggttttttttttgatATACCTACGGACTGGAGTGGCCAGAGGCCTAAGGTTAGTCTCCTGCGGGGCGGTCCTGGGGCGCAGGGCAAATGTACGGCAGCTTCAGGATAGCGGCAAGAGGTCGAAGCTCATACGATATAAGTCATTGATGGAAGAGGTTACGTCAGTAGCTCTTCTTCTGTATATTGACAACGGGCTCCGAGCCGTGCTCTTCGATTACGTCGACCCGGGCGTGGTCGCTGGTTTATGATGCCTCAGGCAACACGAGGCGTTGTGTCGACGATGCGTGCTGTGTCACAGCCACAGCGCACGGCCACATGTGGCTGTACAGGACAAAGAGACAGCAAGCCCGACTTGATATTTTGTGGAGCCTTGGTTTCTGAAGCTTTAGCATGCCATGCGTGACGCCAAAACCACCCGCGCGCATCATCCTCGTTCGCGTCACATCTCCATTGAACATTGCTAGACACCCACTAGCCGCGTGCAACCGACCGCAATGGCCGACTACGATAGACGCCAGTCTAGTGGTTACGGAAATCGCAAAAGGCGATACAGAGGTGAGCAACGCAAGCTACTGAATCGAGCGCGTGGAGTCCCGTCTGCTGACTTGGGTAGATGACGACGATAACTACGatcgccggcagcagcgccgaagGATTGACTCTGCGCCTGTGCCTGTACGTCTTCGCCGGCAGCTTCTGGGCATTGCCGATTCCCCGCTGCGGGACTGGGGCACCGAGGTCCAGTCCATCGCACGGATGATTACAGACAAccacgatgacgagcagctgcgcaatACCTTTCTCGACCTCGCGATgcagctggccgtcgagcagccgctGAAGACTCCATTCGTAGCTGGCGTGGTTCTGGTTGCAAACGCCACCAACCCCGAGCTCGCGGCGAAGACTCTCGGCCGTCTTTCGCAGGCAATCGACAGCAACATCTCGCAAGGGGAGTGGCGGCAGGTCAAGCTCCTTCTCAAGTTCCTGGCATGTCTCCAGCCGTGCTTGGAAGGCGATGGCGTGTTtccgctgctcgaggagctaTTCAGCCGAGCAGCCGACTTGCAAACGGCGAGCTCCGACGACGTAAGTTGTCCTACATCCCAACGCCGCGCCACACGCCAGAGCAGGGACGCTAAGTTGCAGGATAGACTATTGGCACGGAGCTCGTTAAAATTATTCTCCTGACAATCCCGtacgccatggcggcggcaccggaGCAATTTCAACAGAAGGCGGCGGATCTGATGGAGAAGACCGACATCATCGCGTCGGAACCACACGCGCTCCAGGCACTGGTGGACCCCTACCATCCCGAGGGCAAGCAGGAGAGCCCATCGGCAACACTGAGCCTGtgcatgctgctgcagaagcagctgcaggccgaggcgtccAAGAGCTGGgagcttgcttgcctgcctcgcccCTGGCAGCTACCGCTGGAGGAGATCGAGGCCCAAGACAAGGTCGCCAACGCAACGAAACACGCTCTGCCATCCATCACTGTCCCGGCTACGGTGATTGCGGGTCCTCGTCCGCTTTTCCCGGAGGTCTGGCTCTCCGTCTACTCCGAGCAAGACGTCGAGTCGGTGCCGGGGACCTCCACGCTGGCTTCGTCACTGATCCGAGACGGCC from Purpureocillium takamizusanense chromosome 4, complete sequence includes the following:
- the gsk3 gene encoding glycogen synthase kinase 3 (EggNog:ENOG503NU1R~BUSCO:EOG09262KXK~COG:G), which produces MSSHRPNAFNSLRMGEVIREKVQDGITGETRDLQYTQCKIVGNGSFGVVFQTKLSPSGEDAAIKRVLQDKRFKNRELQIMRIVRHPNIVQLKAFYYSNGERKDEVYLNLVQEFVPETVYRASRFFNKMKTTMPILEVKLYIYQLFRALAYIHSQGICHRDIKPQNLLLDPNSGILKLCDFGSAKILVENEPNVSYICSRYYRAPELIFGATNYTTKIDVWSTGCVMAELMLGQPLFPGESGIDQLVEIIKVLGTPTREQIRTMNPNYMEHKFPQIKPHPFNKVFRKADANAIDLIARLLEYTPTERQSAIDAMVHPFFDELREPSTKLPDSRHGSGQLRDLPALFDFSRHELSIAPNLNPQLVPAHIKPVLASQGLDIDNFTPMTKQEMMAKLD